ATCGTGTAGTCGAGCGCGGTGGCGATGGCCGCGCGGCGCATCCGCTCGCGCGCCGAGGGGCGCAGGCCGACGTAGGCGGCGACCGCCGCCATGATCTCCGCGTCGCTGCGCGTATCGACGCGGAAGCCGTTGATCCAATGGCGCAGATATTCGTCCGAGCCACCCAGCAGCGGCACCAGCGGCACACATCCGCAGGCCATACCCTCCAGCCCCGTACGTCCGAAGGCCTGAAAGTCCGACAGGTCCAGGAACATGTCCGACTGGCGCAGCACCTCTGCAACGCCGGCGCGGCTCAAAGGGCCACGATTGTCGATCGACGGCGACAGGCGGACGCCGGCCTCGTCCAGATCCGACTGGGCGCAGCCGAACACCACAACCTCGACTTGATCCGGGAAAGCCTGAACGAGCATTTCCAGAATTCGGGCGGTGCGGTGCGGCGCGCGGCGCGGCGTCAACGGCCGCAGCATCGCGCTGATTGTCACCCGTGAACCCTCAACGCCGCGGGGGCCGGGATGGTAGGTGTCGTGGTCGATGCTGGGCGTGACCTTGGCCACGGGCCGGTGGTGGTTGGCGCTGACGATGTCGCACAGGAAGCGCGTCTTGGCGAACAACTGGGCATCCGGGATCACCGTGTAGGAGGCCCGCGACTCGTCCCACTCCGGCGTATGCGGAATGTTGAACAGGGGCTCGTAGTCCTGGATGTAGTAGCCCGCCCGCGGCGCGGCCGATCCCAAGCGACCCTGAACCTGGGCGACAAGATGGGCCGAGCGCCAGGTCGTCGCGACGGTCAGGTCATAGCCCCTAGCGGCGTCGGCGACCTCGTCAGCGCTCTGAAAAGGATGCAGAGCCACCGGACCATCCAGCATTTCGGGATAGGTCGTCAGAAACGGATCGAGGGTCGCCGCCGTCGTGCAGATGCCAACCTGCGCGCCCAGGCGATGCAGGCCATGGGCCTCCTGCACCACCGAGTGCGCGCCGCCGCCGCCGCCGGCGCCGGGAAGAACGAAGAGCACGCGCATCAGGAGGTCGCCTTCAAGCGTCGGCGCAGCGCATCGCGCAGCTGCGCCATGGCGGGGGTCTCCAGGAATTGCCTCCCGATGGCGCGGAAGTCGACCTCCGGGTGCATGGCCCGAAGCGCGCGGTCGCCGGCCGCCGTCAGTTCGGCGCGACGACCTTGGCCAAAGCTCGCGGATTTGACGTGGTGGACGTAGACGTGGTCGGCGACGCAGAGACGATAGCCAGCCTTGGCGGCGCGCAGGCACATGTCGTTCTCCTCGCCGTAGCCCTCGGGGAAGGCGGCCTCGTCGAAGCCGCCGATCTCCTCGAAGACGCTGCGGCGGATCAAAGTGCAGAACCCGTTGAGGAGGGGCGTGTCGGGAAAGGCGTGCAGAGAAACGTCCCGGACCGCGTCGGCCATGTCCTGCACGGTCCAGCCCTGCGGCAGGCGATTGACCATCCAGCGGCCCGCCCCGTCGTAGAGCTCCGGCACCGACTGATAGGTCGCCGCATTGGACACTGGCCCGACGAGCGCGATCCGCGGATCGGCCGCGGCGACATCGAGCAGACCTTTGAGCCACCCGTCGCTAACCAGCGTGTCGCTGTTCAGCAGCACGACCCAGTCTGCGGATGAACCCAGGACCGCGCGATTGGCGCTGGCGGTGTAGCCCAGGTTCTTAAGGTTACGGGTCAGCCGCATCCACGGCTTGTCGTCGATGAAGGCCTCGATGCGGACGCGGCAGTCCTCATCGGAGCCGTCGTCGACGATCCGCACGGTGTGCGGCACCGTCGTGCGCCGCGCGAGCGAATCCAGGCAGGCGAGAACCTCCTCGGTGGCGTTGTGCACGCAGACGGCGACTTCGACGCTGCCCTTAAGCTCCGGCCAAGTCCAACGCGGCGTCGGCATGCGCGCCGCGGCGATGGCGCCGGTCTCGGGCTCGGCCTTCAAGGCGACAGGCGTCAACCAGGCCTCAACGCCGCGGATCAGCCCCACCTGGGCGAGGATGCGACTGTCCTCGAGCTGGACCGGCGGCGGCGGCGCTTCCGGCGCGCGCTCAGCGCTCTCCAACCGCACGCCTCGAATCTGCATGGCCAGCGACTGACGCACGGCGAAGCCGAGGAAATATTCGCTGGACAGATGTTCGCTGTCGTCGACGTGGAGCATGTCCGGCTCGACGACAAAGCCAAAGGTCTGGGTCCGCCACTGACGCGAAAGAAGAACCTGGCGGGCGATCACCACCACCGGCGTCTCGAATTCGCGAACCTCCTGACCGACGCGGCGCAGCGTCCGCCGAAACAGCAGGACCTGGCCGACGAGCAGCCATTGCCGATCCAGCAGGTGGTGGTCGCCGGGCGATTCGCCGACGTCGCCAGCCCGCGCAGTGAAGGTGACCTGGAAGCGACCTTCCAGGCGAACAGGCTGCAGCTTGATCTCCAGCCGACAACCCTCGGGGGTGGCCGGCGCGGAGATCGACAGTCCCCATTCGGGGACGCGGACTGAGGGGTCAGGCGCTGGAACGGCGGCGAAATACGCCGGGACGTCGGTCTTGTGTTTGTAGAACCACCAGCCTTCGGCGGTTTCAAAATGGGTGCGCGCTTCGCGGCCCGAGATGCCATTGGGCCAGTGCTGCAAATCGCCATTCACCAGCAGGTTGAACCCAGGCGCCAGGCCCCGCGACATCATCTGCTCGAACCGGCCCTCGCCATCGTCGCCGCAGGCGACGCCGGCTAACTCAAGATAGCCGGGCTGGCCCGTCAGCGCCCGAGCGGAGACGCGGAAGGTCAGGGTCGGACCCGCGGCGCCGGAGAGCGGCGCGACGCCCTGCCGGAAACCCCAGTCGGCGTCGCAGACCGAACGGGTCGCCGCCACGACGGTCTCGCCGTCCAGCAGAGCGAGTTCGACCTCGACCAGCCGTGAGGCGCGGCCGAACAGGCCGAGCGCCAGCGCCTCCGCCTCGCCTTCCCGGCGCGGCGTGGCGACCCGCTGCTCAAGGATTGGGGTGAAAGCCTCATGGTCGACCCGCACCGACAGGGTCGCGCCGGAGAGGCCGCGGCGATCCCGCACCTCTGGCGCGAATGCGTAGGCGCCGCGCCGGATCTCGGCGGCGAGCAGCGTCCAGCCGGCGGGACCCTCGGCGGTCCAGTGGGCGAAGTCGCTGTTGACGCTCAACCGCGCGCCTTCGGTGTGACGAACCCGCAGATTCTCGGCCAGGACCACGCCATCCGCCGTCAAGACGGCTGCGGCGACGTCTGTTGCGGCGACTCCCGGCGGCAGGTTGAAGCGCGCCGCGCCGTCCCGAACCGCCGCGGTCAGCCGCGCAATCTCCGGCCCTGCCGGATCCTGCAGGATGATCGTCAGTCCATAGCCGTTGGGCAGCACGACGACCGGGCCGAACCCGACCGTGCATTCGTCGCCCTTAGCCTCGAGCCATCCCTGCAAAGGCGGGAACACGGCCTCCACGCCCGCCGCACGAACGACGGCGCCATGACGGGCCAATTCCAGAGGGCTGCGGCCCGGCGTGCGCAGGATGAAGCTGGCGGCGCGGCCGGCGGCCACCCGTTCGAAAGACATCTGGTCTGAGGACAAGGGCGCGCCATCGAGCCAAATCTCGATGGGGCCCGCGAAATCGGCTGGCGCGCCGCTGACGACGCACTCGGCCGCAGTCGGCGTCAGACGCCGGATTTCCGGCCGTGGACGGATCGTCGCCGCGTCATCCTCGCCTCTCGCCTCGGCCATCAAGCCCCCGATCACCGCGCCCGCTCTCCCCGCAGCCGCGCCGCCTTCCCGGCTCAATTAACAGACTCCTTCAGCGATGACATTGGCCTTCTCGCCGGCGCATTCGCCCGTTGCTCGGCCAGCCGCGTCTCAATAGCCGCAGCGATCCGGTGCGCCGCGGGGCCCGGCAGGAAGGCGCGCGCGAGGAAGGCCTCATTGGTCCGAAGCAACTTCGCCTCCGGCGCCCCCAGGAAGCGAAGAAAGTCTTCAGCTGACTGAAGAACCGGGAGCGGGGCGTAGGCCGAGAGATCAAGGCCGTAGCCGAACAAGGCCACGGGCCTGCCCGCCCGCGCGGCGTCCACCGCCACCGTCGACGGTGTCGTCGCCACCCGATCGGCGTCTGCCATAAGCGCTTGGGCGGTGTAGGGCTCCCACTGAGGGTCGCGCGGGTCGATCAGCAGGATGTTGCGGCCGCGGGGCGCCGACAGCGGATGACGGGTCAGCCAGCGGCCGGCATGGTGCGGCTTCAGCAGGAAAAGCGTGTCTGGGGCGGCGGCGGCGGCGGCGGCTATGTCGGTCAGCACGCGCGCGCGCCAGGCGTCATCGTAGCGCTCCCAATGCAGGTTCTCGAAGACCGCGACGCGCGCCGTCCACGGCCCGTGAGGCCAGGCCAGGCGACCAGCCGCCAGAGCCGGTGATTTCGGATCGCCGAGCGGTCGTACAGCCGAGCGGGTCTGTGCGGTCACCCAGTTCGGCAAGGCCGCCGCTGGCCCCCAGGTGAAGACGCGATCGGCCCCGAAGTCTACAGCCGCGCCGCCCTGCCGATAGGTGAGGCCGATATTCTCGAAGCCATGCTGCAGCGAGAACGCCGGCAGTCCGGCCGCGATAGCGCGATCGGTCAGCCCTCGCCCCGCCCTGTGCGCCTCGACGCTGGCGTCGGCGGCGACCAGCACGCCGGCCGACTGATCCAGACCCGGCGCTTCGCCCCGGATCGCCGCTTCCCGAGAGATCGTCTCGACCTCGAAGCCGGCGGCGCCAAGTCGGGCGAAGGTGCGGGGCGATTCTGCGCGCAACCAATCGGAGACCGCGATCCGCAGGCTGAGCGCGCCCCGCGCCTTAAGGGCCTCCACAACGGGGGCCATGACGTCGAGATCCTGCGCCAGGTCGAAGAAGGCGAGTAGCTGGGGCGGTTGCATAGTGACGGGCCTTGACCTGCCGCCCGAAAAGGCGCGATCGAGCGCCGCGCCCCAGGACAGGGCGACACGCGCCGGCGACTGTCGCTCAGCCTGCAGACTAGCCGCGGAGATCGCCGCCGCACGTGCTTCATGACCGCCAGCCAGCGCCCGATCCAGGCCCCGATCCCAGTCGCCGATCACGCCAAGATTTGCGAGGCCGTCAAGGGAGGGATGCGAGCTGGCCGTGAACGGCGCAGCGGCCATCAGGGCGGAACGGGCCCAGATGGCGGGTCGGTCCGAGCCAAGCGGCGCCCGGCCATAGGCGATGGCGACGCCGCACGCCGTTTCGAGAGCGGCTAGGCCAAGCACCCCCTCGGGCCCAAGGCGCAAGCCAGCGAGTCCGATATCGGCGAGGTCCACGCGCTCAGGATCGCTGATGAAGAGTTCGATCGTGACGTGGTGGCGCGCGCGCGCGCGCGCCAAGGCGGGAGCGACGACCGCAAGCCCATCGGCGTCACCGACCACCAGCAAGGCCCCCGGGCTGGGCGCCTGGTCATCGATCGCGTCGACTTCCGCGCCGAGCGCGCCGCGCACGAGCAAGTCCTCCGCTCGCCTCGCGCCCAATCCGCGGGCGGCGATCACCGAGAGGCCCAGCGGCGCTGGATAGCGCGAGGCCAACGAAGCATCCTCCCGCGCGACGATAAGCGGCGCGCCAAGGCGGGCCAGACGCTCCAGGTCGCCGGCGCCGAGGCCGCCCACCGGCTGGACGGCGACGCGGCCCGCAAAGGTCTCGATCAGGCCAAGGTCGACGTCGGTCAGCGCGCCCTCGGCCATCAACACGAGAACCGCGCCGGCGCTCGCGTCGAGGTCAGCGCTGGTGGTCAGCCGGATGTTGCGCCCCGCCTGCGCCAGCACCGCCGGGTAGAGCGCCGTCCTTTCGGCAAGCCCGAGGCCGCGCCAGTGGTCGGGCAGTTTCCAGAAGACGTTCATGTCAGGCGCCGAGGGCGGCGGCGCGAGCCCGCGCCGCCCACTCCGTGAGCCGCTGGTGATCGGGTTCCGCGACCAACAGGGCCTGAAACTCTTCGACGAGCTCCAGCATCGCGGCGCGGCCGCGCTCGCGAGCGCGGTAGGCGCGTAGGCCGACCTCGTTGGCCTGGGCGAGAAGGCCAGGCTCGATCGTCAGCTCCGCCACGCCCGTCTCGGCCGGCGCGACCCGTTCGCGCAGCAGGCCCGGGACCATGCCGCGCCCAGCGGCGGCGCTTTGCAGGATGATGCGCGCGCGCAGGATCGCGGCCTGGCCCGCGCCGTCAGCATCTTCCCGCGCCTCGCCCGTCGCTGTCAGATGGCCGAGATGAAGGTGCACGAGACGCTCGCCCGCGGCCCTGACCATCAGGTCCGCCCAGGCCAGTCGATCACCGTAGCCCGCGGCGTCCAGGCCGCCGAGGCGATCGAAGACCGCACGTGAGACGGCGGCCAAGCGGACCGCGGCGGCGGGCACGCTACGGACCAGGCCCGCGAAGGCGTCGTCCATCTCGAGCTCGAAAGGCGGGGCGAAGGCGTGCGATTGTGACAGCCGCAGCCCATGGGACACTCGACCTGCAGCATCGCGCATGGCGCATCCGACCGCGCACACGCCAGGCTCGAGACACCAAAGCGCCAGCTGCTCCAGCGTCAGCGGGTCGTCCAGGCGGACGCCAGCATCGAAGAACATCAGACCGTCGCCACGCGATTCCGCGACGGCGGCGTTGACCAGGTCGGCCCAATTCCGGGCTTCCTCACCCGCCGCCGCCTGGACGACCCTCACATTGGCGACGCCGAACAGGCCGCGCGCCATGTCCAGCAACGCCGGCGCGATGGGCGAACGATCGACCATCACGATCTCGATCCGACCGCTGACGCTCTGACCCGCCGCCGAGCGCAGGCTGCGTTCAGCATCGGC
This is a stretch of genomic DNA from Phenylobacterium immobile (ATCC 35973). It encodes these proteins:
- a CDS encoding glycosyltransferase family 4 protein, with amino-acid sequence MRVLFVLPGAGGGGGAHSVVQEAHGLHRLGAQVGICTTAATLDPFLTTYPEMLDGPVALHPFQSADEVADAARGYDLTVATTWRSAHLVAQVQGRLGSAAPRAGYYIQDYEPLFNIPHTPEWDESRASYTVIPDAQLFAKTRFLCDIVSANHHRPVAKVTPSIDHDTYHPGPRGVEGSRVTISAMLRPLTPRRAPHRTARILEMLVQAFPDQVEVVVFGCAQSDLDEAGVRLSPSIDNRGPLSRAGVAEVLRQSDMFLDLSDFQAFGRTGLEGMACGCVPLVPLLGGSDEYLRHWINGFRVDTRSDAEIMAAVAAYVGLRPSARERMRRAAIATALDYTIDKAAYSEFELFSEILA
- a CDS encoding glycosyltransferase family 2 protein, whose product is MSREGGAAAGRAGAVIGGLMAEARGEDDAATIRPRPEIRRLTPTAAECVVSGAPADFAGPIEIWLDGAPLSSDQMSFERVAAGRAASFILRTPGRSPLELARHGAVVRAAGVEAVFPPLQGWLEAKGDECTVGFGPVVVLPNGYGLTIILQDPAGPEIARLTAAVRDGAARFNLPPGVAATDVAAAVLTADGVVLAENLRVRHTEGARLSVNSDFAHWTAEGPAGWTLLAAEIRRGAYAFAPEVRDRRGLSGATLSVRVDHEAFTPILEQRVATPRREGEAEALALGLFGRASRLVEVELALLDGETVVAATRSVCDADWGFRQGVAPLSGAAGPTLTFRVSARALTGQPGYLELAGVACGDDGEGRFEQMMSRGLAPGFNLLVNGDLQHWPNGISGREARTHFETAEGWWFYKHKTDVPAYFAAVPAPDPSVRVPEWGLSISAPATPEGCRLEIKLQPVRLEGRFQVTFTARAGDVGESPGDHHLLDRQWLLVGQVLLFRRTLRRVGQEVREFETPVVVIARQVLLSRQWRTQTFGFVVEPDMLHVDDSEHLSSEYFLGFAVRQSLAMQIRGVRLESAERAPEAPPPPVQLEDSRILAQVGLIRGVEAWLTPVALKAEPETGAIAAARMPTPRWTWPELKGSVEVAVCVHNATEEVLACLDSLARRTTVPHTVRIVDDGSDEDCRVRIEAFIDDKPWMRLTRNLKNLGYTASANRAVLGSSADWVVLLNSDTLVSDGWLKGLLDVAAADPRIALVGPVSNAATYQSVPELYDGAGRWMVNRLPQGWTVQDMADAVRDVSLHAFPDTPLLNGFCTLIRRSVFEEIGGFDEAAFPEGYGEENDMCLRAAKAGYRLCVADHVYVHHVKSASFGQGRRAELTAAGDRALRAMHPEVDFRAIGRQFLETPAMAQLRDALRRRLKATS